Proteins found in one Alteromonas macleodii genomic segment:
- a CDS encoding LysE family translocator, which produces MQYMNEFLTIALVHLVAVASPGPDFAVVVRNSVAYGRRIAMYTSVGIGLAILLHVAYSLVGLSVVIATTPWLFTTFSYAAAAYLLYLAFGALRSGPVKQKQDIDAEKKTSQISAKRAVWMGFLTNGLNPKATLFFLSLFTAIISIDTPFSVKLGYGIYLAFATGLWFCFLSFLLSTSKVAELIGKKGYWLDRAMGVLLVGLAAKLVLG; this is translated from the coding sequence ATGCAGTATATGAACGAATTTCTTACCATTGCACTGGTACATCTTGTGGCTGTTGCTAGCCCGGGACCTGACTTTGCGGTGGTTGTTCGAAACAGCGTTGCCTATGGTAGACGTATAGCCATGTACACTAGTGTCGGTATTGGACTAGCAATCTTATTGCATGTTGCTTATTCGCTAGTAGGGCTAAGCGTGGTAATTGCTACTACGCCTTGGCTTTTTACCACTTTTAGCTACGCTGCTGCTGCTTATTTACTTTATCTTGCTTTCGGAGCGCTTAGAAGCGGCCCCGTAAAGCAGAAGCAGGATATAGATGCAGAAAAGAAGACATCACAAATCTCGGCGAAACGTGCCGTTTGGATGGGTTTTCTGACAAACGGACTTAATCCTAAAGCGACGTTGTTTTTCCTTTCACTTTTTACTGCCATCATCAGTATTGATACGCCATTTAGCGTAAAGCTTGGTTACGGTATCTACTTAGCATTTGCCACGGGGTTATGGTTTTGTTTTCTTTCCTTCCTTTTAAGTACCAGTAAAGTCGCCGAACTTATTGGCAAAAAAGGCTATTGGTTGGATAGGGCTATGGGCGTGCTTTTAGTCGGGTTAGCAGCTAAGTTGGTGTTGGGTTAA
- the cobB gene encoding Sir2 family NAD+-dependent deacetylase translates to MSANQSLPNIVILTGAGISAESGLKTFRDNDGLWENHSVEEVATPEAFEQNPSLVYRFYNARRAQLQQDDVLPNAAHMALAKLEKAFGHKLTLVTQNVDDLHERGGSESVYHMHGKLLSARCAISQQSFDWCESFDHTTKCPCCNRVTLRPDIVWFGEMPMYMEEIYDALSQADVFIAIGTSGNVYPAAGFVQIAKENGAHTIEANLEPGVSNALFDESLTGPASRIVPQWVDEIISKYAL, encoded by the coding sequence ATGTCAGCTAATCAATCCTTACCCAATATTGTTATTCTCACCGGTGCGGGCATCTCCGCTGAATCTGGGTTAAAAACGTTTCGCGATAATGACGGCCTTTGGGAAAATCACAGCGTTGAAGAAGTCGCTACACCCGAAGCGTTCGAACAAAACCCCAGCTTGGTTTATCGCTTCTATAACGCGCGGCGAGCACAGCTTCAACAAGATGATGTTTTGCCCAACGCAGCACACATGGCGCTTGCTAAACTCGAGAAAGCCTTCGGTCATAAGCTAACGTTGGTGACGCAAAATGTAGATGACTTACATGAGCGTGGGGGAAGTGAGTCGGTTTATCATATGCATGGTAAACTACTGTCGGCCCGCTGTGCTATTAGCCAGCAATCTTTTGATTGGTGTGAAAGCTTTGATCACACCACTAAGTGCCCCTGCTGTAACAGAGTCACCCTGCGACCGGATATCGTATGGTTTGGCGAAATGCCTATGTATATGGAAGAAATATACGATGCGCTCTCACAGGCCGATGTATTTATAGCTATTGGTACATCGGGTAATGTGTATCCCGCTGCTGGCTTTGTTCAGATTGCTAAAGAAAATGGGGCACACACAATAGAAGCGAATTTAGAACCAGGTGTATCCAATGCCTTGTTTGACGAATCACTCACCGGTCCTGCCTCGCGTATAGTTCCGCAATGGGTTGATGAAATAATTTCAAAATATGCGCTGTAG
- a CDS encoding sulfurtransferase has protein sequence MATVLLSIGELANAMQQKPVTLVRALMDDPVSKTPDTRTAMVLPASVDFDLDSEGSDHTTGLPHSMPSAEDLAIYLGNQGITANTPIAVYDTRGIYSAPRVWWMLKALGHKDVYILNGGQPAWEGAGLPVSEQQQYGKLTYQATPRPGWFANSSAVLQAINTEAQLLDARSAPRFKGEISEPREGVRSGHMPGAFNVPFDTLVKDGHFLPVDELNAVFAQAKVDLRKPIICTCGSGVTACIIGVAALMCGATQVSVYDGSWSEWGAKTQYPVVKGV, from the coding sequence ATGGCAACAGTATTGCTATCAATAGGCGAGCTAGCCAATGCAATGCAACAAAAGCCAGTTACGCTTGTAAGAGCGTTGATGGATGATCCCGTTTCAAAAACACCAGATACACGAACGGCAATGGTATTGCCTGCGTCAGTGGATTTTGATCTCGATAGCGAAGGAAGCGATCACACTACAGGTTTACCACACAGTATGCCATCAGCTGAAGACCTTGCTATTTATCTTGGTAATCAGGGCATAACAGCGAATACGCCCATAGCGGTATACGATACCCGAGGTATTTATTCTGCGCCTAGAGTGTGGTGGATGCTTAAAGCACTTGGGCATAAAGATGTATATATATTAAATGGTGGCCAACCTGCATGGGAGGGGGCTGGGCTTCCCGTTTCAGAACAACAGCAGTATGGGAAACTTACCTACCAAGCAACACCTCGACCTGGGTGGTTTGCAAACTCTAGCGCAGTGCTTCAAGCTATAAACACCGAAGCGCAATTGCTTGATGCGAGAAGTGCCCCGCGCTTTAAAGGTGAAATTTCGGAGCCTCGAGAGGGAGTGCGCTCAGGACACATGCCAGGCGCGTTCAATGTTCCTTTCGATACATTAGTAAAAGACGGCCATTTCTTACCTGTAGATGAACTTAATGCTGTTTTTGCACAAGCAAAAGTCGATTTACGTAAACCTATTATATGCACGTGTGGTTCAGGCGTTACCGCTTGTATCATTGGTGTTGCAGCTCTTATGTGCGGCGCTACGCAAGTTTCGGTATATGATGGTTCGTGGTCTGAATGGGGCGCTAAGACTCAGTACCCTGTAGTTAAAGGCGTGTAA
- the tpx gene encoding thiol peroxidase: protein MASVTFQGNTVTTKGQLPEVGTAAPDFTLVKADLGEVTLSELAGKNVVLNIFPSIDTGTCAMSVRKFNEEAAKLDNTTVICVSADLPFAAGRFCGAEGIENVLTGSTFRSTFGDDYGVTFESAPLTDLLSRSVVVIDSEGKVVYTEQVAETTEEPNYESAIAALS, encoded by the coding sequence ATGGCATCAGTTACTTTTCAAGGCAACACAGTTACAACTAAGGGGCAGTTACCAGAAGTAGGTACAGCTGCGCCAGACTTTACTCTAGTAAAGGCAGATTTGGGCGAAGTAACGCTGTCAGAACTTGCAGGGAAAAACGTAGTTTTGAATATCTTCCCTTCAATCGACACAGGCACTTGCGCGATGTCAGTGCGTAAATTTAACGAAGAAGCTGCAAAATTAGATAATACAACCGTTATCTGTGTGTCAGCAGACCTGCCGTTTGCTGCGGGCCGTTTCTGTGGCGCAGAAGGCATCGAAAACGTTCTTACAGGCTCTACCTTCCGCTCAACCTTTGGCGATGATTACGGTGTAACATTCGAATCAGCACCGTTAACAGATTTACTGTCGCGCTCGGTTGTCGTTATCGATAGTGAAGGTAAAGTGGTTTATACAGAGCAAGTAGCAGAAACTACTGAAGAACCAAATTACGAGTCTGCTATTGCTGCATTAAGCTAA
- a CDS encoding tRNA-uridine aminocarboxypropyltransferase: MSLRLDELSRAERPFYARGSKVVRCDACLLPTQNCICEFKPEAGTDVAVLFLMYKGEYYKPTNTGRLIADVVKDNHAFLWKRTEPDEALLKLLSDDKYFPIVVFPHEYAAAERCIDAPPLNTGKTLLFIFLDGTWREAKKMFVKSPYLHNFPVLGVSMEVASDYLLRESTHDFQHCTAEVGISVLALAEQKQGAQTLAHYFSVFRREYLKGKPHLQHKLAFAESQVKDNI; encoded by the coding sequence ATGTCACTTCGTTTAGACGAGTTATCTCGTGCTGAACGTCCATTCTACGCACGTGGGAGTAAAGTAGTTCGCTGCGACGCGTGTTTGCTTCCAACGCAAAACTGTATTTGTGAATTTAAGCCTGAAGCTGGCACAGATGTGGCGGTTTTGTTTTTAATGTACAAAGGCGAATACTATAAACCTACCAATACGGGTCGTTTGATAGCGGATGTGGTTAAAGACAACCACGCGTTTTTATGGAAACGAACTGAACCTGATGAAGCGTTACTCAAACTGCTAAGCGACGACAAATACTTTCCCATTGTGGTATTTCCACACGAATATGCTGCAGCTGAACGCTGTATTGACGCTCCACCATTGAATACAGGGAAAACGTTACTATTTATTTTCTTGGATGGAACCTGGCGTGAAGCAAAGAAGATGTTTGTAAAAAGCCCATACTTACATAATTTTCCTGTATTGGGCGTTAGCATGGAAGTGGCTTCAGACTATTTGCTTAGAGAGTCTACCCATGATTTCCAACATTGCACGGCAGAGGTAGGTATTAGCGTTTTAGCACTTGCTGAACAAAAGCAAGGGGCTCAAACGCTAGCGCATTATTTTAGTGTGTTCAGGCGGGAATACTTAAAAGGTAAGCCCCATTTACAGCATAAACTCGCGTTTGCAGAGTCGCAGGTTAAAGACAACATCTAA
- a CDS encoding ISL3 family transposase: MSHAGTILGISELEIERVHRHDFIEVWAKPTKKPLCKHCESRHLRIKATHKRTVKHTRQGNQVLTLHLKVPKYHCRCCGRYFRHPFVGIRPRYRASECFRLEVFEAHHGGVTQRGISRTHRISPTTVERWYQSHISQKYKEIISRPCPEMLGIDEHFFTRKKGYATTFVDLRHRSVFDVKLGRSELSLRSYLRHLPNKENVKLIAMDLSETYRGIAKRYFPNATIVADRFHVVRLINHHFLKAWQQHHPEGRKNRGLLSLMRRHQWHLSEENNSNLQRYLVDYPVLKTLYEVKQKLIRYMLLKTMNEKRMEKTLPRFLDLLEQLHHSPLRALAKTLTSWLQPIIAMWRFTRNNGITEGFHNKMEMISRRAYGFRNFENYRIRVMTHCAMPVTGWDGVINRVR; the protein is encoded by the coding sequence ATGTCCCACGCAGGTACTATTTTAGGCATAAGTGAGTTAGAAATAGAACGTGTTCATCGACATGATTTTATTGAAGTGTGGGCAAAGCCCACTAAAAAGCCGCTATGCAAGCATTGTGAGAGTCGACATTTACGCATAAAAGCCACACATAAGCGCACTGTGAAGCACACGCGCCAAGGTAATCAGGTGCTAACGCTACATTTAAAGGTGCCTAAATATCATTGTCGATGCTGTGGTCGTTATTTCAGGCACCCTTTTGTTGGGATCCGGCCACGCTACCGGGCATCGGAGTGCTTTCGCTTAGAAGTCTTTGAGGCGCATCACGGTGGTGTTACGCAACGTGGTATCTCTCGCACACATCGCATTAGTCCCACTACGGTAGAGCGTTGGTACCAATCACACATCAGCCAAAAATATAAAGAGATTATCAGTCGACCCTGCCCAGAGATGTTGGGGATAGATGAACACTTTTTTACCCGTAAGAAGGGTTATGCGACGACGTTTGTAGATTTACGACATCGTAGTGTGTTTGATGTAAAACTGGGACGTTCTGAATTAAGTTTACGCTCGTACTTGCGCCACCTTCCCAATAAAGAGAACGTTAAGCTCATCGCGATGGACTTATCGGAAACCTATCGTGGTATTGCCAAACGCTATTTCCCTAATGCTACGATAGTCGCTGACCGTTTTCATGTAGTGCGCTTGATAAACCATCATTTCTTAAAAGCGTGGCAGCAACACCATCCTGAAGGACGTAAGAATCGGGGTTTACTTAGTTTGATGCGACGACATCAATGGCATTTAAGCGAAGAGAATAACAGCAACCTACAACGCTACTTAGTTGACTATCCAGTGTTAAAAACACTGTATGAGGTCAAACAGAAGCTCATCAGGTATATGCTGTTAAAGACTATGAATGAAAAACGAATGGAGAAGACATTACCGAGGTTCTTAGACTTGCTTGAACAGTTACATCACAGTCCACTTCGTGCACTGGCCAAAACCTTAACTTCGTGGTTGCAACCTATCATCGCCATGTGGCGCTTTACACGAAACAACGGGATCACTGAAGGCTTCCACAACAAAATGGAAATGATATCGAGAAGAGCGTATGGTTTTAGAAACTTTGAAAATTATCGAATAAGAGTGATGACCCATTGTGCTATGCCGGTTACCGGATGGGATGGTGTTATCAATCGTGTAAGGTGA
- a CDS encoding DUF927 domain-containing protein — translation MGKLDFKGLNEYALSNIDSVLHHYLPNGKHEGHEYKPLNPRRADNKSGSFSINTNTGVWADFADSEAKGQDVISLVAYVTNKSQGEAFKELSDLLNYGNRVATKTNKSATNTRRNSEEWLHVTPVPPEFVKRCFKKHLKHGLPTFTWEYRDANNQLILKVLRFDKQIDGKREKVFAPLALYRNRDTGEIKWRWSMPKINRPLYGLHELAKRLKSTVVLTEGEKAADAAKALFPSCVCMTWPNGSKSISKADFTPLARRNVIIWPDNDNAGIKCAKELKNLLTSLDAASIRIIDLDSLAKTPLSESEGGPLFGEGCTWPDKADAADAIEVGWGATHLEALKKSGELFIKEAVTHAPSDIKPNVPQGFKLTDNGVEAFYKSDDKGNEIYKRICAPLELLALTRDAGGSGQDWGVLVRFKDYDGQEKRLNIPKRLFATDGGSDIRKQLLSEGLHIEPRSQEKGKLIDYLNCPDITNRVGLVKKLGWHKNAFILPDQTIGETESPLLYDNENARDCKLKAAGAISDWQREIASYCEGNPLLTLAVSLAFAGPLVSLMGLSENVGFHFYGDSSLGKSTLMNVACSVYGKPSEFKGSWRTTDNALEDTAALHSDMLLALDELNEANPLTIEGIIYMVGNGKGKNRSGPDYAKKKTQRWNLAFLSNGEKTIDDYLGSIGKAVNGGVHMRFLSLPASQHEDEALKKRNGIYTNTHNFINGAALSDHLNKACEKYHGEPFLEFIKQLTSTDLGELNKVHHAEIATYRERVLGNDAGGQAVRAFQKFALVGLAGELASTFGITGWSEGHSIQSAISLFKMWVDIRGGTGNVEEIQLLNHLAKQIKLYGEKHFKRWDRRGAKDPMVIDEHVPSKLEMWGYREQITIRHPDKDATTDHMYYVYKDIFMDVMCKGFDGKRAARLLRDLGVSMLRPSELERKKLNTSEALPNAGGKSQQVIKFKASSLFEAVDRMALSDSEQDEAEHAKSA, via the coding sequence ATGGGTAAGTTAGATTTTAAAGGCCTAAATGAGTATGCGTTGAGTAATATTGATAGCGTATTACATCATTACTTGCCTAACGGAAAGCATGAGGGCCATGAGTACAAGCCATTAAACCCAAGAAGAGCAGACAATAAATCTGGTTCATTCAGTATTAATACCAATACAGGTGTTTGGGCTGACTTTGCAGATAGTGAAGCGAAAGGACAAGACGTTATATCTTTGGTGGCTTATGTTACAAACAAGTCCCAAGGCGAAGCATTCAAAGAGCTTAGCGATTTACTCAACTATGGTAATAGAGTCGCAACAAAGACAAATAAAAGCGCCACAAATACCCGTAGGAATAGTGAGGAATGGTTACACGTAACGCCTGTGCCGCCCGAATTTGTTAAACGTTGCTTTAAAAAACACCTAAAGCACGGCTTACCTACTTTTACATGGGAATACAGGGACGCTAACAATCAGCTCATTCTTAAAGTACTGCGCTTTGATAAACAAATAGACGGCAAAAGAGAAAAAGTATTTGCTCCGTTAGCCCTATATAGAAACCGTGATACTGGTGAAATCAAGTGGCGATGGTCTATGCCAAAAATAAACCGTCCATTGTACGGCTTACACGAACTAGCCAAGCGCCTCAAATCCACAGTAGTGCTTACAGAGGGGGAGAAGGCCGCAGACGCGGCAAAAGCATTGTTCCCTAGCTGTGTTTGTATGACGTGGCCTAATGGCTCTAAGTCTATCAGTAAGGCCGATTTCACACCGTTGGCTAGGCGCAATGTAATCATATGGCCAGATAATGATAATGCCGGTATTAAGTGCGCCAAAGAGCTTAAGAACTTACTCACTTCACTAGATGCAGCAAGCATTCGAATTATTGATTTAGACAGCTTAGCTAAAACCCCTCTTTCTGAAAGCGAAGGTGGCCCCTTATTTGGTGAAGGTTGCACGTGGCCCGATAAAGCGGATGCCGCAGACGCTATTGAGGTAGGCTGGGGCGCTACACACTTAGAAGCGTTAAAGAAAAGTGGTGAACTATTCATAAAAGAGGCGGTTACACACGCCCCTAGCGATATTAAGCCTAACGTGCCTCAAGGCTTTAAATTAACCGATAACGGTGTAGAAGCGTTTTACAAGTCTGATGACAAAGGCAATGAGATATACAAGCGAATATGTGCCCCTTTAGAACTGTTAGCCTTAACCCGTGATGCTGGTGGCTCTGGTCAAGATTGGGGTGTACTTGTGCGCTTTAAAGACTATGACGGCCAAGAGAAGCGCTTAAATATTCCTAAGCGCCTGTTTGCTACTGACGGTGGTTCAGACATTAGAAAACAATTGCTTTCAGAGGGGCTTCATATAGAGCCACGCTCGCAAGAGAAAGGAAAACTCATTGATTACCTTAACTGCCCTGACATAACCAATAGAGTAGGTTTAGTTAAAAAGTTAGGTTGGCATAAAAACGCTTTCATTTTGCCCGACCAAACAATAGGCGAAACAGAGTCACCGCTTCTCTACGACAATGAAAACGCCCGTGATTGTAAATTAAAGGCCGCTGGCGCTATATCAGATTGGCAACGTGAAATAGCGTCATATTGCGAAGGAAACCCCTTGCTTACTCTTGCTGTATCTTTGGCCTTTGCTGGCCCCCTAGTTAGCTTGATGGGGCTTTCTGAGAATGTTGGTTTTCACTTCTACGGTGACAGTTCGTTAGGTAAGTCCACGTTAATGAATGTTGCTTGTTCTGTGTATGGTAAGCCTAGCGAATTTAAAGGCTCATGGCGTACCACTGATAACGCTTTGGAAGATACCGCAGCTTTACATTCAGACATGCTATTGGCGCTCGATGAGCTGAACGAAGCTAACCCCCTTACTATTGAGGGGATCATATACATGGTTGGTAACGGTAAAGGAAAGAACCGCTCTGGCCCTGACTATGCTAAGAAAAAAACACAGCGTTGGAACCTAGCGTTCTTGTCAAACGGTGAAAAGACTATTGATGACTACTTAGGCAGCATTGGCAAAGCTGTTAATGGTGGTGTTCACATGCGTTTTCTTTCTTTGCCAGCTTCTCAGCACGAAGATGAAGCACTTAAAAAGCGTAATGGCATATACACCAATACACATAACTTTATTAACGGTGCTGCATTGTCTGACCACTTAAACAAGGCGTGTGAAAAGTACCACGGTGAACCGTTCTTAGAGTTTATCAAGCAATTAACCAGTACCGACTTAGGCGAACTAAATAAAGTACATCATGCAGAGATTGCAACATACAGAGAACGTGTGCTTGGTAATGATGCAGGTGGACAAGCGGTAAGGGCCTTTCAAAAATTTGCGTTGGTGGGCTTAGCTGGTGAGCTTGCTTCAACTTTTGGCATTACTGGATGGAGCGAGGGCCATTCTATTCAATCGGCTATATCGTTGTTTAAAATGTGGGTAGATATTCGCGGTGGTACTGGGAACGTGGAAGAAATACAGCTTCTTAATCACCTGGCGAAGCAAATAAAGCTTTATGGTGAAAAGCACTTTAAACGGTGGGATAGAAGAGGGGCAAAAGACCCTATGGTCATTGATGAGCACGTACCATCTAAATTAGAAATGTGGGGCTATAGAGAGCAAATTACTATTAGGCACCCTGACAAAGACGCCACTACAGACCATATGTATTACGTCTATAAAGATATTTTTATGGATGTCATGTGTAAAGGGTTTGATGGTAAGAGGGCCGCTCGACTGCTTAGAGACCTAGGCGTTTCTATGCTTAGACCGTCAGAGTTAGAACGTAAGAAGCTAAACACCTCTGAAGCTCTACCTAATGCTGGTGGTAAGTCTCAACAGGTGATTAAGTTCAAGGCATCTTCACTCTTTGAAGCTGTAGATAGAATGGCTTTAAGCGATAGTGAACAAGACGAAGCTGAACATGCTAAGTCAGCCTGA
- a CDS encoding helix-turn-helix transcriptional regulator, with protein MNKNVANDYPQDDPILRMRDVEKSVGLKKPTIYKLIKQSQFPSPINLGGRASGWLLSEINQWKAERIAISRGQ; from the coding sequence ATGAACAAGAATGTAGCTAACGATTACCCACAAGACGACCCGATTTTAAGAATGAGGGACGTTGAAAAATCCGTAGGTCTGAAAAAGCCAACTATCTACAAGCTTATAAAGCAATCTCAATTCCCTTCACCTATTAATCTAGGTGGTAGAGCAAGCGGTTGGCTTCTTTCAGAAATTAATCAATGGAAAGCTGAACGTATAGCAATATCACGGGGGCAGTAA
- a CDS encoding tyrosine-type recombinase/integrase — protein sequence MPLTDIQIKQAQASTKDIWLTDEKGLRLLVKKNGSKYWRLKYRFQGKQKTLAIGVYPEVSLKDAREAVSEARRQLRDDIDPSAIKQEKKHLSSVSEIELFNTQARLWWNKQKGQWSEGHAARIWTRLNDNALKTLGKRPIGEITPQDIIRTVQKIETRGALDVAQRVLQDIRRVCRFAVQTGVLLHNPASELSGILEKRKTSHRASLPREELPQFLRDLDDYHQQGRLLTKLAIELLVHTFVRPGELAGARWDEFDLEEKLWRIPAHRMKMKSDHIVPLSRQALAVLENTKPFSARFEFVFPSERDRFKQMSDNTMRMAIFRMGYDGETKGKSKANPHGFRATASSILNETGFNPDAIERQLSHMERNGVRAAYTHHARYLEERKEMMQWWSDYLDSLKNNGNVTPIFKKQA from the coding sequence ATGCCCTTAACAGACATTCAAATAAAGCAAGCTCAAGCAAGCACAAAGGATATTTGGCTCACTGATGAGAAGGGCCTGCGTTTGCTCGTGAAAAAGAATGGCTCTAAGTACTGGCGTCTTAAGTATCGTTTTCAGGGAAAACAAAAGACATTGGCAATTGGCGTCTATCCAGAAGTATCGTTAAAGGATGCACGAGAAGCAGTTTCAGAAGCTAGAAGACAATTAAGAGATGATATTGACCCTAGCGCTATAAAGCAGGAAAAGAAGCACCTTTCTTCTGTAAGCGAAATAGAACTGTTTAACACTCAAGCACGGCTTTGGTGGAACAAACAAAAGGGCCAGTGGAGCGAGGGCCATGCCGCCCGAATTTGGACTCGTTTAAATGATAATGCGTTGAAGACGCTAGGCAAGCGGCCCATTGGTGAAATCACACCTCAAGATATAATTAGAACCGTTCAAAAAATAGAAACGCGTGGTGCGCTCGATGTTGCTCAAAGAGTACTTCAAGACATTAGGCGCGTTTGTCGCTTCGCTGTACAGACTGGCGTTTTACTCCATAACCCTGCTTCTGAGCTATCCGGAATACTGGAAAAGCGTAAAACATCGCACAGGGCCTCTTTACCAAGGGAAGAATTGCCACAGTTTCTACGTGATTTAGATGACTACCACCAGCAAGGCCGCTTGCTCACCAAGCTAGCTATTGAACTATTGGTACACACTTTTGTTAGACCTGGTGAGTTAGCCGGTGCCCGTTGGGATGAATTCGACTTAGAAGAAAAGCTATGGCGCATACCAGCGCATAGAATGAAAATGAAGTCTGATCACATCGTGCCACTTTCTAGGCAAGCACTTGCAGTATTAGAAAATACCAAGCCGTTCAGCGCTCGTTTTGAGTTCGTTTTTCCTTCTGAAAGAGATAGGTTTAAGCAAATGTCTGACAATACTATGCGGATGGCTATTTTTCGCATGGGCTATGATGGTGAAACTAAAGGCAAAAGCAAGGCTAACCCACATGGGTTCCGTGCTACTGCATCTTCAATACTAAATGAAACTGGCTTTAACCCAGACGCAATAGAACGTCAGCTTTCACATATGGAAAGGAATGGTGTTAGAGCTGCTTACACGCACCATGCTCGTTACTTAGAAGAACGTAAAGAAATGATGCAATGGTGGAGTGATTACTTAGATAGTCTTAAGAATAACGGTAACGTTACGCCCATTTTTAAAAAACAAGCCTGA
- the pgsA gene encoding CDP-diacylglycerol--glycerol-3-phosphate 3-phosphatidyltransferase codes for MWTVPNCITLFRVILIPVFVVVYFLDWRWAHEAGAFIFWLAAITDWFDGYLARKLQQSTPFGAFLDPVADKLIVGAALLMITHSYANLWITLPSIALLVREIYVSALREWMGSNGVRDAVKVSFIGKAKTTAQMLALIGLLSGLETFMGVTIYWVSLGYILLYFSAVLSIWSMFVYTKAAWPHLRSGAAK; via the coding sequence ATGTGGACTGTTCCAAACTGTATTACTTTATTTCGAGTAATCCTTATACCTGTTTTTGTGGTTGTTTATTTTCTTGATTGGCGCTGGGCGCACGAGGCAGGGGCCTTTATCTTTTGGCTGGCAGCCATTACCGACTGGTTTGATGGTTATTTAGCTAGAAAACTTCAGCAATCTACACCCTTTGGCGCCTTCTTAGACCCAGTAGCAGATAAACTTATCGTTGGTGCCGCGCTTCTTATGATCACACATAGTTATGCAAACCTTTGGATAACTTTGCCATCCATTGCGCTTTTAGTGCGTGAAATTTATGTATCGGCACTACGAGAATGGATGGGGTCAAATGGCGTAAGAGACGCTGTTAAAGTGTCTTTTATAGGTAAAGCTAAAACAACTGCTCAAATGTTAGCCTTAATTGGATTACTTTCAGGGTTAGAAACTTTTATGGGCGTAACAATTTATTGGGTTTCTTTAGGTTATATCCTTTTATATTTCTCTGCAGTGCTGTCAATTTGGTCAATGTTTGTTTATACAAAAGCGGCGTGGCCACACCTTCGAAGTGGCGCAGCAAAGTAG